One Paraburkholderia aromaticivorans genomic region harbors:
- a CDS encoding ABC transporter permease produces the protein MFLYGFGPVLLAGTIQTIELSVLSLAAAVLLGLAGAAAKLSFNRPLRAIATGYTTLIRSVPDLVLMLLLFYSIQIAVNNLTDALNLPQFDIDPFVAGVLTLGFIYGAYFTETFRGAFLAVPRGQLEAGSAYGMSGARVFTRILFPQMMRFALPGIGNNWQVLVKATALVSIIGLADVVKAAQDAGKSTFNMFFFILIAALIYLAITTASNLVLIWLEKRYSIGVRHAEL, from the coding sequence GTGTTCCTATACGGCTTTGGTCCGGTGTTGCTGGCCGGCACGATCCAGACGATCGAGCTGTCCGTCCTGTCGCTGGCGGCCGCCGTGCTGCTCGGCCTCGCGGGCGCGGCGGCGAAACTCTCGTTCAACCGCCCGCTGCGGGCAATCGCGACCGGGTACACGACACTGATCCGCTCGGTGCCCGACCTCGTGCTGATGCTGCTGCTGTTCTACAGCATCCAGATCGCGGTCAACAATCTCACCGACGCGCTGAATCTGCCGCAGTTTGATATCGACCCGTTCGTGGCCGGCGTGCTCACGCTCGGCTTCATCTACGGCGCGTACTTCACCGAGACCTTTCGCGGTGCGTTTCTGGCGGTGCCGCGCGGCCAGCTCGAAGCGGGCAGCGCGTACGGCATGAGCGGCGCGCGCGTGTTCACGCGCATCCTGTTCCCGCAGATGATGCGTTTCGCGCTGCCGGGCATCGGCAACAACTGGCAGGTGCTGGTGAAGGCGACGGCGCTGGTGTCGATCATCGGTCTCGCCGACGTGGTCAAAGCCGCGCAGGACGCCGGCAAAAGCACCTTCAACATGTTCTTCTTCATCCTGATCGCCGCGTTGATCTATCTGGCGATCACCACCGCGTCGAATCTCGTGCTGATCTGGCTGGAAAAGCGCTACTCGATCGGCGTGCGGCACGCGGAGCTCTGA